GAACAATGAAAAATACTGTCCCCACAAAGACTTTGTTTATTGTTGGAAATCGTGGAACAAAGTCTAGTGTTGTTCCTATAACAAATTAATTTCAGAGTAATTCTCCATTTTGTATGCTTATCCAAACAAATGACTTGCAACAAATTTTGAATGACGATGATTTGATTGTAGTTGACACTAGATCATTTAAGGAGTATTCTGATGGGCATATCCCCGGTGCCGTCAATTTAGATCTTTTTGCGTTTCATTGGATTGATACAACAAAAGATGGGCTAGAAAATTTTGATAGACAATCACAAACATTGCTATCTTTTCTGGGAGTTACTTCTGAAAAAAAAGTGGTATTTTATGATGATATTTCTGGAATGCTTGCAGCACGTGGTGTTTGGATGTTGATGTATCTTTCACACCAAAATGTTTCAATGCTAGATGGTGGAATAAAAAAATGGAAACAAGAGAACCTTCCTATTGAGACAAAACCAAATGGATTCAAACCATCTTCATTTTCTGGAAAACCCAATCCAGAAATTATTTCAGGATTTGAATATATTCAAAATAATTTAAACAGAGTACAAATTCTTGACGTCCGTTCAGAAGGAGAATACAATGGAACTGTAATTCGTGCAGCTCAAGGTGGACATATCCCAAATTCCATTAACATTGATTGGTACAAAAACATCAATGAAGATGGTACATTCAAGAATAATGAAGATTTATCAAAATTGTACGATATTCCTAAAGATTCTGAAATAATCACATATTGCCAGGGAGCATACAGAGCAGCTAATACCTTTTTGGCGTTAAAGAAACTTGGATATGAAAAAGTTAGAGTCTATCTGGGTTCATGGGGTGAATGGGGAAACAAACCAGAGCTTCCTGTTGAAAAATAAATCGAATGCTTTTTCTACAATCAAACTTTTGTTTTATTATGGGATTTCTAAAAAAACTCAAAGATACCGCTGAAAAAGGTGTTGAAAAAGGAACTGATCTTGGAAAGAAAGGTGTCGAGAAGGGTGCTGAGTTAGGTACTAAAGGTTATGATGCCACCAAAGATGCTGCCAAGAAAGGACATGATAAAGCTAAAGAAAAATAATCTCTAATTTTCTATTTTTTCCAAATAAATTGATTGTAAATCAATTCTGGTCTTATTGCTCTAAATGGCTGTGAACCACCGTCATACCATTTAGTAAAGAACTCATACAAATGCAACCTGAGTGACTGAATGTACACAATTAATCCTTCAATCATCATGATTCCTAAGTTTCCTCCAATGATCATTGCCCATGCGCCACTTGATTCTGCACCTCCAAGTGAAACAAATGCATTGTTTACAGTCAAAAGCAAAGCCGCATGTACAAGTAACATAATTCCTAATCGAGCATAGCTGATTGTATGTGCTAAACTCTCTACTGTCTTTCCAAGAAATACTTCCATTACAACATTAGCTGCAGAACCTCCGTCTTCAGGATGTCTCTTTGCATGCATTATTCCTCCAACCATCATCATTGCCATTGAAGCAATTACAATAACTACTGCAATTCTTGTAACGATCCAAACTTGGGCCCAATCTCCTAAGAATACTGTAACCCATGGAACAGCTTCGGTGTGAACTTTGGAATACATGTTCATGACATCATATTGTGAACCAATTGCACACATCATGATTACCACAATTCCACCATAGAGCGTGATGTTTGGAATTGCCTCTAGGTACATTACCAACTTGTGTCCTTCCTGAGCCAATCTTCTAATTCTAAGAACCATTGCCCATACAAGATGAATAATTCCAATGAATAATGAAACTTTGAGAATATTGATTACTTGTTCAAATGTTAATTCAGCAACACTGAGAATTCCTACAATCCAACTAACTGAGTGTAATGCTCCTCCCTCTTCTAATAGTCCTTCAAATGGTCCCATGTGATCTAGGTGATATCCAAACATCTCTCCTGCACCTACACCAGCTATTGCTGCAGACGCACCAGAGATTGCTATGAGCATTCCCCATTTTGAGAGATTTCCTTGTCCTTTGACTTTGAATAATAGTCCCATTCCCATTAACAACAATCCATGACCCATATCTGCAAACATCAATCCGTAAAAGATTGGCCACATTAGAGCAATCATTGGAGTTGGATCTGCTTCTCCTTTGTTAGGAATACCCTGACTTTCTGTAATTACTTCAAATGTTCTTACAAATCTCTTATTGTCAAATAATACTGGAACTTGCTCTCTAAGTTTTGGATCAGTAATATCTTCAATGATTGATGTCCATTGTTTTGTAGAGTTTCTAAATTTCTCTTCCATTTTTGATGGAATGAATCCTTGAATTACTGCAAAGTGTTTTGTACCTCCTGGTTTTCTGAGTGTTTCAAGAACATCCTTTGCAACTTGTGCCTCTTCATGCAAAACAAGAATATCTCGTCTGATGTTCTTTTTGATTGCAGCAATTTGTTTTGCAATTGATGCTTGTTTTGCTGTCAGTTCCTTGATTTTGGCTTCTGCCATAGCAAATGCCTCAGTTGGAACTTGAGGAATTCCTTGAGGAATAACAAATGGATTTGCATTAAACCCTCTCAAAACTTTGAGTGCTCTTTCTGAATCATCAATTCCACAAATTACAAGAATTGCTGCTTTTTCTTTACTCTCTAAATCATATTTATAAAATGTAATTCCCTCAAGTGCTCTGCTAATTTCTTCAAAGTCTGCAGAGTTGATAACAAAGAGATTTGTGTAAAAATACTTCATCAATCCAAATCCTGAAAGATCAATGTTTAGTTTCTTGGCAACTTCTAGTGTCTCTTTGAGTGACCTGTATTCTTCTAGTGAACGCTTGGTGTTTGCTTCTTCTTCTAGAAGTTTTGCTGGTTCATCAATTATGGATGGAGCCCGTTTTTTAAGATCGTTGACCATGTCCTCAACTTCATCAATTTCATAGTCTTTCTTTTTGATCACAGTTCCTTTGAAGAGGATCTCCAAAATTCCTACTGTTGATGGTACACCTAATCCTTTTACAACATCATCAATTGATTGATAGGTTTTTTGAGCCTCTAATAGAAGATCATCAATCTCAGGTGTGACCAAATCATTTTCAGAATCAATCTTGTGAAACCATTCAAATTCTGTCAGTCTCGAAATTGCTTTTGGAGACTCACTTCTTGGTAAAATTATACTTCCAAGTTTTAGATCGGCTACTACCAAGATAATCCAACGGTATTTTCTTTGATTTTAATATCTTTCTGAAATTGAATTTCCCAAACATTAAAATCCATTACGAATTTACGGCACTCATTGGCAAATTCTGCTCTAGAAACTACCATAGATAAAATCCTTGATCAAACCCAAAAAAACATTCTTTCAAACATTGAATCTGCTCTTGAAAACTCTAAAAAAACACTTGATGATGCAATTCCACGACTGGAACAAGAATATGACAAAATCCTCTCTGATGGAAGAAAAGAAGCAGACAAAATTGAGAAGCAAATTGTTGGTAGTTCTGATTTAGAGTTAAGAAACAAGCAATTACTAGCATTAGAAGAAGCAGTCGATAAAGTCTTTACAAAAGCACTCGAACAAATTTCAAATACTAATCGAAGTGGCGACTATTCAAATCTCATAAAATCTCTCTTAGATGAATCAACCAAAATTTTAGGAACAACTGACGTTACTGTTTTCACTAATTCAAAGGACAGAGATGCTGTACAATCTGTTCTCTCACAATTCCCAGGATCTGAATTATCATCTGATACAATTGATTGTATTGGTGGTGTTATCATCAAATCAAAAGATGGAGCAATGACTTTTGATAATACGATCGATGCAAGGATTGAACGTCTGAAGCCTTTAATAAGGAAAGAAATTGCATCAAAATTCGGAGTAGGTAATTAGAATGGCAGCACAGGGAAGAATCGTTTGGGTCAGTGGTCCGGCAGTCAAAGCAGACGGAATGTCGGATGCAAAAATGTATGAGACTGTTGTTGTTGGAAATTCAAAACTAGTTGGCGAAGTAATTAGACTGACTGGTGATGTTGCATTTATCCAAGTTTACGAATCAACCAGTGGATTAAAACCAGGTGAACCAGTAATTGGTACCGGAAACCCACTTAGTGTATTATTAGGTCCAGGAATAATTGGACAACTTTATGATGGAATTCAAAGACCCCTGAGAGAATTATCCAAGGCCTCAGGCTCGTTTATTGGCAGGGGTATTACTACGACTCCAGTTGATATGACAAAAAAATACCACTTTGTTCCAACTGTAAGCAATGGTGATGTAGTTCATCCAGGAAATGTAATTGGTACTGTACAAGAAACAGATCTTATCGAACACTCTATCATGGTGCCTCCAGACCATCCTGGCGGAGTAATCTCAAACATTGTCTCAGAAGGTGATTATGATTTAGAAACTGAAATTGCAAAAACTGAGAAAGATGGTGAAACCACTGTTCTC
Above is a window of Nitrosopumilus sp. K4 DNA encoding:
- a CDS encoding sulfurtransferase, which codes for MLIQTNDLQQILNDDDLIVVDTRSFKEYSDGHIPGAVNLDLFAFHWIDTTKDGLENFDRQSQTLLSFLGVTSEKKVVFYDDISGMLAARGVWMLMYLSHQNVSMLDGGIKKWKQENLPIETKPNGFKPSSFSGKPNPEIISGFEYIQNNLNRVQILDVRSEGEYNGTVIRAAQGGHIPNSINIDWYKNINEDGTFKNNEDLSKLYDIPKDSEIITYCQGAYRAANTFLALKKLGYEKVRVYLGSWGEWGNKPELPVEK
- a CDS encoding V-type ATP synthase subunit I, which encodes MVVADLKLGSIILPRSESPKAISRLTEFEWFHKIDSENDLVTPEIDDLLLEAQKTYQSIDDVVKGLGVPSTVGILEILFKGTVIKKKDYEIDEVEDMVNDLKKRAPSIIDEPAKLLEEEANTKRSLEEYRSLKETLEVAKKLNIDLSGFGLMKYFYTNLFVINSADFEEISRALEGITFYKYDLESKEKAAILVICGIDDSERALKVLRGFNANPFVIPQGIPQVPTEAFAMAEAKIKELTAKQASIAKQIAAIKKNIRRDILVLHEEAQVAKDVLETLRKPGGTKHFAVIQGFIPSKMEEKFRNSTKQWTSIIEDITDPKLREQVPVLFDNKRFVRTFEVITESQGIPNKGEADPTPMIALMWPIFYGLMFADMGHGLLLMGMGLLFKVKGQGNLSKWGMLIAISGASAAIAGVGAGEMFGYHLDHMGPFEGLLEEGGALHSVSWIVGILSVAELTFEQVINILKVSLFIGIIHLVWAMVLRIRRLAQEGHKLVMYLEAIPNITLYGGIVVIMMCAIGSQYDVMNMYSKVHTEAVPWVTVFLGDWAQVWIVTRIAVVIVIASMAMMMVGGIMHAKRHPEDGGSAANVVMEVFLGKTVESLAHTISYARLGIMLLVHAALLLTVNNAFVSLGGAESSGAWAMIIGGNLGIMMIEGLIVYIQSLRLHLYEFFTKWYDGGSQPFRAIRPELIYNQFIWKK
- a CDS encoding V-type ATP synthase subunit E — its product is MANSALETTIDKILDQTQKNILSNIESALENSKKTLDDAIPRLEQEYDKILSDGRKEADKIEKQIVGSSDLELRNKQLLALEEAVDKVFTKALEQISNTNRSGDYSNLIKSLLDESTKILGTTDVTVFTNSKDRDAVQSVLSQFPGSELSSDTIDCIGGVIIKSKDGAMTFDNTIDARIERLKPLIRKEIASKFGVGN